The DNA region TGCTGCTCCCCGCTTGGGGGCAAGAGCTTTCTGCCATCGCGCGTCTGGATGTGGCGGGGTCACAGGTACAAGACAAGGGGCGCGGGGTCGCGCTGTCGCTGGCGATTTCGCAACCGGTGCCATGGCGCGTGCGCGTGCTGGACAATCCGCCGCGGTTGGTGCTCGACACCCGAGAGGTTGACTTCTCACAAGCCGCCAGCCTGCCGCGTAGTGGGGCGCGGGTGGTGGATCTGCGCGCGGGGGTGTTTCGCCCCGGCTGGTCGCGGCTGGTGCTGGAACTTTCCGGCCCGATGGCGGTGAAATCGGCGGCGATGACCACCGGCGAGGCCGTGCAGATTGATGTGACCTTGGCACCAACCGATGCCGATAGCTTTGCTGCATTGGCCGCCAAGTCCGAGCCGGAGGGCTGGGCGCTGCCCGAACCGGCCGATCTGCCAAAGCGCGGCCTGCGGGCAGGCGGGCCGATGATCGTGGTGCTTGACCCGGGCCACGGCGGGCTTGACCCAGGGGCAGAGCATGGCGATTACCTTGAGGCGCATCTGATGCTGACCTTCGCGCGGGAATTTAAAGATTACCTTCAGCGCAGCGGCGACTATCAGGTGATCCTGACCCGCGATGAGGATGTTTTCGTGCCGCTGGAAACCCGGATTTCCATTGCCCGGGCCGCAGGGGCGGATGTGCTGTTGTCGTTGCATGCCGATGCATTGGCCGAAGGTGAAGCGTCGGGGGCGACGATCTATACCCTGTCAAAAGCGGCGATCGACACTGCTGCCAGATTGCTGGCCGAGCGTCATGACCGCGATGATCTGCTTGCAGGTGTGGATTTGACGGAACAAGACGATATGATCGCAAATGTGTTGATGGATATGGCACGGGCCGAAACCTTGCCCAAGGTCGGCCGGCTGGCAGAATCGCTTAAAACCGCGATCAAGGCCGAGGGGATAGCGATGCACAGCAGGCCTGTTCAGTCTGGCGAGTTTTCAGTTCTCAAAAGCCCTGATATCCCGTCGGTGTTGATCGAACTGGGGTTTTTATCCTCACGGCGGGATCTTGCGCGGATTGTCGATCCGGCATGGCGGCGGCGGATGATCGCCTCACTGCACCAAGGCCTTGCGCAATGGGCTGCACACGAGGCCGCCTTGGCCGGTGCCGCCAAGCACTGAGGTTCGGGCGACGTGATCACGAAGAATTTGGCAAAATCGCGTCTTGAAGGCGGGCGGCGCTTTTGCTTGCAGGCTGCATAGGGTATATAGAACAGGTCGGAAACATGGGGAAATTCGCGTGATCAGATTTATCGGCTCTTTTTTTGGTGGTCTGTTCACCCTTTTGACAATGGGCCTGTTTTTTGCGGCCCTGTCGGTTGGCGCGATTTTTTACATGTACAGCCGCGATCTGCCCAGTCACGAAAGCCTTGCGAAATACGCGCCGCCCACCATCAGCCGTGTCTATTCCGGCGGTGGTGAGATGATGGATGAATTCGCCAAGGAGCGCCGGATTTTCGCCAGCTCCGAGGAAATTCCTGCCTTGGTTAAACAGGCCTTCATCAGCGCCGAGGACAAGAATTTCTATACTCACAACGGCTATGATGCGCGCGGTATCGCGGTGGCGGCCCTTGAGGCGATCCGCTCTCGCGGGGAAAACGTGCGCGGGGCCTCGACGATCACGCAGCAGGTGATGAAGAACTTCCTTTTGGGCGGTGAACGCAAGGCCGAACGCAAGATCAAGGAAATCATTCTGGCGACCCGCATCGAGGAAACCCTGAGCAAGGAGAAAATCCTTGAGCTTTACCTCAACGAGATT from Pseudorhodobacter turbinis includes:
- a CDS encoding N-acetylmuramoyl-L-alanine amidase; this encodes MRAILAVWAMMLMLLPAWGQELSAIARLDVAGSQVQDKGRGVALSLAISQPVPWRVRVLDNPPRLVLDTREVDFSQAASLPRSGARVVDLRAGVFRPGWSRLVLELSGPMAVKSAAMTTGEAVQIDVTLAPTDADSFAALAAKSEPEGWALPEPADLPKRGLRAGGPMIVVLDPGHGGLDPGAEHGDYLEAHLMLTFAREFKDYLQRSGDYQVILTRDEDVFVPLETRISIARAAGADVLLSLHADALAEGEASGATIYTLSKAAIDTAARLLAERHDRDDLLAGVDLTEQDDMIANVLMDMARAETLPKVGRLAESLKTAIKAEGIAMHSRPVQSGEFSVLKSPDIPSVLIELGFLSSRRDLARIVDPAWRRRMIASLHQGLAQWAAHEAALAGAAKH